From a region of the Salinispira pacifica genome:
- a CDS encoding periplasmic-type flagellar collar protein FlbB: MARYNRVNVAPRIFLLFVLVAVLLLGGTIWFDILGLVDARPLIGPVLNLLNLSPQETVAVDYSDVELLDSMELEKRELAIDMHLETLENSREQLSQEVEAYQERLAQLEEREKIQSDRENSFNEKLNRYDDRRAGLVQNARDLTSMRPEDAVAILNEYDDQLLIDTLRMVQELADEAGTFSLVSTYLSLLPEDRAAAIQRKMTQKPSLSSPNDS; encoded by the coding sequence GTGGCACGTTATAACAGGGTGAATGTCGCCCCCCGGATATTTCTCTTATTTGTCCTGGTGGCGGTGTTACTGCTGGGGGGCACAATCTGGTTTGATATTCTCGGTCTGGTGGATGCACGCCCTCTCATCGGTCCTGTACTGAATCTTCTCAACCTCAGCCCCCAGGAAACGGTGGCGGTCGATTATTCCGATGTGGAGCTGCTTGACAGTATGGAACTGGAAAAGCGGGAGCTTGCCATAGATATGCACCTTGAAACGCTGGAAAACAGCCGTGAACAGCTCAGTCAGGAGGTGGAAGCGTATCAGGAACGGCTTGCACAGCTGGAAGAACGGGAAAAGATCCAGTCCGACAGGGAAAATTCATTTAATGAAAAACTCAATCGGTACGATGATAGAAGAGCAGGCCTGGTACAGAATGCACGTGATCTTACCAGCATGCGCCCTGAGGATGCCGTGGCTATTCTCAACGAGTACGATGATCAGCTTCTCATCGACACGCTGAGAATGGTGCAGGAGCTTGCAGATGAAGCAGGCACCTTCTCCCTGGTATCCACCTATCTGTCATTGCTGCCCGAAGACC